From a single Stomoxys calcitrans chromosome 4, idStoCalc2.1, whole genome shotgun sequence genomic region:
- the LOC106095865 gene encoding monocarboxylate transporter 2, whose protein sequence is MEPNNKLCDSKTSNGSINTTKYHIQKDGDTYQNLPTQTITSRKKKRRDKSDLGENFVAPDGGWGWIVALASGLNSLVAYAAAQQFGIIFQGYIAELEITSSQLTMIINTQIAISELTGLVNGPVFRRFSFRQVGLMGSVLQFAGLFACAFSKSFQFFMLSYSWCYGIGRSFITAASALAVNTYFKKKRRAATSYQFGVAGLGPIVMPLLATYLLKTVGVRDTILCFAALSLNTFAGSLAFQPAQWHVKKHGNDPNALGRLNVTEKVENSSRINDSGVLQNSEHNDQDGERLGDTSSTEKENGYNYSLRLITKEQKYNNYQGTSTNTHNVGESDGDSDSGEKPKKSYITRIVIFFDLDLFRDLTYVNLVFGLTLVNFVEINFVVLTPFILSDFGFSLNQVALAMSLMGFTDLVMRFLVPPITSKMKMGNMALFAAGLLGMAIGRLFLAYTTNVYIMIAIFLWLGVSKAFRTVFWALILPGHVSLKRLPAAVGIQRVLAGTFSLACGPVIGIIRDKTSYADVLHFLNGLILLALFMWLLEYLIRKRRGEQAFGKEDCV, encoded by the exons ATGGAACCTAACAATAAGCTATGCGACTCTAAAACCTCAAATGGATCGATAAATACAACGAAATATCACATTCAGAAAGATGGCGATACTTACCAAAATTTACCAACTCAGACGATTACATCAAGGAAGAAAAAAAGACGCGATAAAAGtgatttgggtgaaaatttCGTTGCTCCCGACGGTGGCTGGGGTTGGATTGTGGCCCTGGCTAGTGGTCTCAATTCG TTGGTGGCTTATGCTGCAGCCCAACAGTTTGGCATTATTTTCCAAGGATACATTGCTGAATTGGAGATCACCAGCTCCCAGCTGACAATGATTATCAATACACAAATCGCCATATCGGAGCTAACAG GTCTTGTTAATGGACCTGTGTTTCGCAGATTTTCATTTCGGCAAGTCGGTCTGATGGGATCTGTTTTACAATTCGCAGGTCTCTTTGCGTGTGCCTTTTCGAAATCATTTCAGTTTTTCATGTTATCATACTCCTGGTGTTACG GAATTGGAAGGAGTTTCATTACCGCCGCATCAGCTTTGGCTGTCAATACCTATTTTAAGAAGAAAAGGCGAGCAGCTACTTCCTATCAATTTGGTGTAGCCGGATTGGGTCCCATAGTCATGCCTTTATTGGCCACCTATCTTCTGAAAACGGTTGGTGTGAGGGAcacaattttgtgttttgctGCACTTTCTCTAAATACATTTGCGGGCTCGCTGGCCTTTCAGCCAGCACAGTGGCATGTAAAAAAGCATGGCAACGATCCTAATGCCCTTGGAAGATTAAATGTCACAGAGAAGGTAGAAAACTCAAGCCGGATAAATGATAGTGGAGTATTGCAAAATTCGGAACATAACGACCAAGATGGGGAGCGTTTGGGTGATACGAGCAGCACCGAGAAGGAAAACGGTTACAATTACTCTCTTAGATTGATCACGAAGGAGCAGAAGTACAATAATTACCAAGGCACCTCTACAAATACTCACAACGTCGGTGAAAGCGATGGTGATAGCGATAGCGGTGAAAAGCCTAAGAAATCATACATAACGAGAATTGttatatttttcgatttggattTGTTTCGTGATTTGACGTATGTTAACCTGGTCTTTGGCTTGACGTTGGttaatttcgtcgaaattaatTTCGTCGTCTTAACCCCTTTTATTTTATCCGACTTTGGCTTTAGCCTGAACCAAGTGGCTTTGGCCATGTCCTTGATGGGTTTTACAGATTTGGTTATGCGATTTCTGGTTCCTCCCATTACGTCTAAGATGAAAATGGGGAATATGGCTCTTTTTGCGGCAGGGCTTTTGGGCATGGCCATTGGACGCCTTTTCCTTGCCTACACCACCAATGTCTACATAATGATTGCCATATTTTTGTGGCTTGGTGTAAGCAAAGCTTTTCGCACTGTATTTTGGGCTCTTATCCTTCCAGGACATGTGTCGCTTAAGAGGCTACCCGCTGCCGTTGGCATACAACGGGTGCTGGCTGGCACATTTTCCCTGGCCTGTGGCCCGGTCATCG GTATAATTCGAGACAAAACAAGCTACGCTGATGTGCTGCACTTTCTTAATGGGCTCATTTTGTTGGCTCTGTTTATGTGGTTGTTGGAATATCTAATACGAAAGCGCCGAGGCGAACAAGCATTTGGAAAAGAAGACTGTGTTTGA
- the LOC106095899 gene encoding monocarboxylate transporter 9 codes for MGGDDKLNKTISRDMETKNGTNNLTKLIIPDSTQKYQVQPVQQINPAKKKKKKRRDKSDVGDNFVAPDGGWGWLVAIASGVNILVTFAMAQQFGIIFRQHMNNLGISSSQLTTIINTQVAVSAITGLLNGPLFRRFTYRQVALVGSFLTFIGLFACVFAESFLFYVLSFSICYGFGRGLTVSASSLAVNTFFKERRRTATAYQFGVAGLGPIVLPYLATFLLQSFGVRHTVLCFAGLSLNTIACSLVYQPVRWHVKKKENDPESSKKLTSLDDDDDIITHPVEPETPVLPRANDGWFGSKTSLNNLSYRNRLSTWEKQQQDQKLSANGEQGVELKRLNSHNNNNDGGSKVRSFSLSHSIKEEGDYEHENGDHYNQQMQHKPDDNLKKPPKDEDEDDEEEARKKMSFLMKIVVFFDLDLLRDITYLNLAMGLTLINFVEINFAILTPFILSDFGFDSAQIAMAMSLLGFCDLVVRFLVPLITAKINLSNEAFFGIGIMGMCIGRFILSCTTNFYVMIGSFAWMGLNKAFRTVFWSLIIPGYVPLKRLPAAAGLQLLLSGLFSMACGPLIGLIRDQTSYAFTLNFLNMLCVVALSLWLLESLIRKYRTKSKPVTDEPN; via the exons ATGGGAGGTGATGACAAACTGAATAAGACCATTTCGAGGGATATGGAAACCAAGAATGGCACAAATAATTTGACAAAACTTATAATTCCGGACAGCACACAAAAATATCAGGTGCAACCAGTGCAACAGATTAATCCCgccaagaagaagaaaaagaagagacGCGATAAAAGTGACGTGGGCGATAACTTTGTGGCACCCGATGGAGGTTGGGGTTGGTTGGTGGCCATAGCCAGTGGTGTTAATATT CTGGTAACATTTGCCATGGCTCAACAATTTGGCATTATATTCCGACAACACATGAACAATTTGGGAATTTCCAGTTCGCAGCTAACAACCATCATTAATACCCAAGTCGCTGTATCTGCAATAACAg GCCTGCTGAATGGACCTCTTTTCCGAAGATTCACCTATAGACAGGTGGCTTTGGTGGGGTCTTTTTTGACTTTTATAGGACTTTTCGCCTGTGTCTTTGCCGAGTCTTTCCTTTTCTACGTTTTGTCGTTTTCCATATGTTATG GATTTGGCAGAGGTCTAACTGTTTCAGCTTCATCATTGGCTGTGAACACATTTTTCAAAGAGAGAAGGCGCACCGCGACCGCCTATCAGTTTGGCGTTGCCGGTCTTGGACCCATTGTCCTACCCTACTTAGCCACTTTCCTATTGCAAAGTTTTGGCGTAAGACACACAGTTCTTTGCTTTGCTGGTCTTTCTCTGAACACCATTGCCTGCTCGCTGGTCTATCAACCTGTTAGATGGCATGTCAAAAAGAAGGAAAATGATCCGGAATCCAGCAAGAAATTGACAAGCttggatgatgatgacgacataATTACTCATCCGGTAGAACCGGAAACTCCAGTCTTGCCCCGGGCCAATGATGGTTGGTTTGGTTCCAAAACTTCCTTAAATAATCTTTCGTATCGAAATCGTCTGAGTACCTGGGAAAAACAGCAGCAGGATCAGAAGCTAAGCGCCAACGGAGAACAAGGTGTGGAGCTAAAACGCCTAAACAGTCATAACAACAATAATGACGGAGGTAGTAAGGTGCGCAGTTTCTCGTTGAGCCACAGTATTAAGGAGGAGGGGGACTATGAACATGAGAATGGTGATCACTATAATCAACAGATGCAACACAAGCCCGATGACAATTTGAAGAAACCCCCCAAAGACGAAGATGAGGATGACGAGGAAGAGGCTCGTAAGAAAATGTCCTTTTTAATGAAGATTGTGGTGTTCTTCGATTTGGATTTACTGCGCGACATCACATACCTCAATCTGGCTATGGGTCTGACATTGatcaattttgtcgaaattaacTTTGCAATTCTCACACCATTTATTCTCTCTGACTTTGGTTTCGACAGTGCTCAGATAGCCATGGCCATGTCCTTGCTGGGATTTTGTGATTTGGTCGTACGCTTCCTAGTGCCGCTTATCACAGCCAAAATTAATCTGAGCAACGAGGCCTTCTTTGGCATTGGAATTATGGGCATGTGCATAGGACGTTTCATTTTGTCGTGCACCACCAACTTCTATGTAATGATTGGCTCGTTTGCCTGGATGGGATTGAATAAAGCCTTCCGCACAGTATTCTGGTCACTTATCATTCCAGGTTATGTGCCGCTTAAAAGGCTACCAGCTGCCGCAGGCCTACAGCTTCTGCTCTCTGGCCTCTTCTCCATGGCCTGTGGACCTCTAATTG gACTGATACGAGATCAAACCAGCTATGCCTTCACGTTGAACTTCCTTAACATGCTGTGTGTGGTGGCCCTTTCACTGTGGCTGCTAGAATCCTTGATACGCAAGTATCGCACCAAGTCAAAGCCAGTCACCGATGAGCCCAACTGA